A part of Dehalogenimonas sp. W genomic DNA contains:
- a CDS encoding radical SAM protein, which translates to MKVYHIAYEPSYGSVDIHIWTKCTLDCRACYTNWELYDFGLYDDALEDIKNRERQAPPDKFLSYDEVIAYLKPLEIKYAVFMGTEAALDPELPQLAKELHEKWNSYNILLTNGMVMPNLEDIDQVIFSLKAYSEDVFKAYTGRSNKTALKNFEAIAKAGKNLHAEVVYIPELIEADEVERVAQFVASVDPNISFRIDAYFPVPECPWRAATNEEVEIAAERAKKHMDNVTILTLDMKRIGDKAVRVY; encoded by the coding sequence TTGAAGGTATATCATATTGCTTATGAACCATCTTATGGTTCTGTGGATATTCATATCTGGACAAAATGCACACTGGATTGCCGCGCCTGTTATACCAACTGGGAACTATATGATTTTGGCTTATATGACGATGCGTTGGAAGATATTAAAAACCGTGAACGACAGGCACCACCGGACAAATTTTTGTCCTATGACGAAGTAATAGCCTACCTGAAACCGCTGGAGATTAAATACGCGGTGTTTATGGGGACTGAAGCCGCCCTGGATCCGGAATTGCCTCAACTGGCGAAGGAACTCCATGAAAAGTGGAATTCGTACAATATTTTACTGACCAACGGCATGGTTATGCCGAATTTGGAAGATATTGATCAAGTTATATTCAGCTTAAAGGCTTACTCTGAAGATGTTTTTAAGGCATATACAGGGCGATCTAATAAGACAGCTTTGAAAAATTTTGAGGCAATCGCCAAAGCAGGTAAGAACCTTCACGCTGAGGTGGTCTATATTCCAGAACTTATTGAGGCTGACGAGGTTGAAAGAGTAGCCCAATTCGTCGCCTCAGTTGATCCTAATATCTCATTCCGTATTGACGCATATTTTCCGGTCCCGGAATGTCCCTGGCGGGCGGCAACAAACGAAGAAGTTGAGATAGCCGCTGAAAGAGCCAAAAAACATATGGACAATGTCACCATACTTACGCTTGATATGAAACGTATTGGGGACAAGGCGGTGAGGGTTTATTAA
- a CDS encoding ABC transporter substrate-binding protein: protein MKKLWESRVKHRLFKVLSVLAASMLVAIVLVGCSSENAPGAITDHAGRQLNVSEIPNRIVSLIPSHTEIVFALGLGDKVVAVDDYSDYPPAATSKAKVGSTLSGLSTEAIVIAEPDLILADISAVELGVVDTLTKLLPKTVVVVVKGTSVASFQDVYESIELIGKVTGASKNAEQIISDMKARVKAVTDKTGGLTTANKPRTVYIIWPEPMYVYGGHAIGSALIEAAGGVNIFAENQGDAVQLEELISRNPQIILASASEAMGDYAYQFALTDTRLDTTEAKINGAIYGMNDDFTGRPGPRLVEGLEQMAKLLHPELFT from the coding sequence ATGAAAAAACTATGGGAGTCAAGGGTGAAACACAGGCTATTTAAGGTATTGAGTGTTTTGGCGGCGTCGATGCTTGTGGCTATTGTGTTAGTTGGGTGTAGTAGTGAAAACGCCCCCGGAGCTATTACAGATCATGCCGGGCGACAATTGAATGTTAGTGAGATTCCAAACAGGATCGTGTCATTAATACCAAGTCATACGGAAATTGTCTTTGCACTTGGCTTAGGAGATAAAGTTGTTGCGGTAGATGATTATAGTGACTATCCGCCCGCTGCAACCAGTAAAGCAAAGGTAGGTAGTACATTATCTGGGTTAAGTACCGAGGCAATTGTTATTGCTGAACCTGATTTAATACTAGCTGATATTTCAGCAGTTGAATTAGGCGTTGTCGATACATTAACCAAACTGCTCCCGAAAACCGTTGTCGTTGTCGTAAAAGGCACCAGCGTGGCGAGTTTTCAAGATGTATATGAATCAATAGAGCTTATTGGAAAAGTCACTGGTGCTTCTAAAAATGCTGAACAAATCATTTCTGATATGAAAGCCAGAGTAAAGGCAGTAACCGACAAAACCGGTGGACTAACAACCGCAAACAAACCACGGACGGTGTATATCATCTGGCCTGAGCCGATGTACGTTTATGGCGGTCATGCGATCGGGTCTGCTTTGATAGAAGCCGCAGGTGGCGTCAATATTTTTGCTGAAAATCAAGGCGATGCAGTTCAGCTTGAAGAGCTAATTAGCCGTAATCCTCAAATAATACTGGCTTCCGCGAGTGAGGCAATGGGCGATTATGCTTACCAGTTTGCCCTTACCGATACCAGATTGGATACGACTGAAGCCAAAATCAACGGGGCTATTTATGGTATGAATGATGATTTTACCGGTCGTCCAGGCCCACGATTGGTTGAAGGTCTTGAGCAGATGGCGAAATTATTGCATCCGGAATTGTTCACCTGA
- a CDS encoding cobalamin-binding protein, with protein MKGPKYLISIITVLIAVIGVSALTGCKAGEPEEVYADTTYPLTITDQLGRSVTIKSEPQKIISLAPSNTEIVYALGLQSRLVGVTTYCNYPEAAKDKPKVGGFSTVNVELITSAKPDLIIAANIHAGKVIPQLEGLDFTVVAVSPNNIDEVMQAMELVGKVSNVNATTGPLVKALRDRIDIVVNKTATLSQSQLTKTFYIVWHDPLQTIGATSFIHSLIGAAGGLNISGDIEEKYPKVSLETVIGYNPQAIIAQIGMGSGEDGPLIYAQTEPLLAGVDARSNGQIYGVISDVVGRPGPRVVDALEQLAKMLHPELFS; from the coding sequence ATGAAAGGTCCAAAATATCTTATTTCGATCATTACAGTGCTTATCGCAGTCATTGGCGTCAGCGCTTTGACGGGGTGTAAAGCGGGGGAACCGGAGGAGGTGTATGCCGACACAACCTATCCGCTTACTATTACTGATCAACTGGGGCGTTCTGTAACGATAAAATCCGAGCCGCAAAAGATTATTTCATTGGCGCCCAGCAATACAGAAATCGTGTATGCATTAGGATTGCAGTCCAGGCTGGTAGGCGTTACGACTTACTGTAATTATCCGGAAGCCGCCAAGGACAAACCGAAGGTCGGCGGCTTTTCCACCGTTAATGTTGAACTTATAACGTCCGCAAAACCAGATCTCATTATTGCCGCTAACATCCACGCGGGGAAAGTAATTCCTCAACTTGAAGGTCTTGATTTTACGGTGGTTGCTGTCAGTCCGAATAATATTGATGAAGTTATGCAGGCAATGGAATTGGTGGGGAAAGTTTCAAATGTGAATGCAACTACCGGGCCATTGGTTAAGGCTCTTCGTGATAGAATTGATATTGTTGTTAACAAGACTGCGACATTGAGTCAGTCGCAATTAACTAAAACCTTCTATATTGTTTGGCACGATCCGTTGCAGACCATTGGTGCAACTTCTTTTATTCATAGTCTGATTGGGGCTGCCGGCGGGTTGAATATTTCGGGTGATATTGAAGAAAAATATCCAAAAGTAAGTCTGGAAACAGTTATAGGATACAATCCTCAGGCGATAATTGCCCAAATTGGAATGGGTTCCGGTGAAGATGGGCCATTGATTTATGCTCAAACCGAGCCATTATTAGCCGGGGTAGATGCTCGAAGCAATGGCCAGATTTACGGGGTAATCTCGGACGTTGTTGGAAGGCCCGGACCGCGGGTGGTTGATGCACTTGAGCAATTAGCAAAGATGCTTCATCCGGAGCTTTTCAGTTAA
- a CDS encoding FecCD family ABC transporter permease, whose amino-acid sequence MNISDVQERAAAISKTWRSRTLAIGFLFIILVLVGVFATTLGSVSIPFNETFSILFSKLPFIDITPTWPPAFEVIITNIRLPRVLLACIVGVALAVAGASYQGLFRNPLADPYLIGVAQGAALGAVLGFLFPIVIFGSTAGVVPIFAFIGALVSVGVVYILARVGGVIPVTTLILAGVAMGALFSAMVSYLITISGDKIHGIIFWMMGSFSSSQWTEVKITWPIIVIGVAIIFLFARALNIMQLGEEQAKQLGIDVEKVKIILLAVSTLITAAAVSFVGIIGFVGIIVPHAVRLVWGPDHRFLLPLSALVGAIFMIVADIIARTLLAPTEIPIGIITAISGAPFFLYLLRKRTKVLF is encoded by the coding sequence TTGAATATATCTGACGTTCAGGAAAGAGCAGCGGCGATTTCAAAAACCTGGAGAAGCCGAACGCTGGCGATTGGCTTTTTATTTATCATTCTGGTATTGGTGGGTGTTTTTGCTACCACACTGGGCAGTGTTAGTATTCCGTTTAATGAAACATTCAGTATATTGTTTTCCAAATTACCATTCATAGATATTACGCCAACCTGGCCTCCGGCGTTCGAGGTCATTATTACTAACATCAGGTTGCCAAGGGTGCTGCTTGCCTGTATTGTTGGTGTAGCTTTAGCGGTGGCGGGCGCCTCATATCAAGGATTATTTAGAAACCCTTTAGCTGATCCTTATTTGATTGGTGTAGCTCAGGGTGCGGCGCTCGGAGCGGTTTTAGGATTTTTATTCCCAATAGTGATTTTTGGAAGCACTGCGGGCGTAGTTCCAATATTTGCTTTTATCGGCGCACTGGTCAGCGTGGGCGTTGTATATATACTGGCCCGAGTTGGTGGGGTTATACCGGTGACGACACTGATATTGGCAGGTGTCGCTATGGGAGCTCTCTTTTCAGCTATGGTTTCATATCTTATTACCATTAGCGGTGACAAGATTCATGGTATTATTTTTTGGATGATGGGTAGTTTTTCTTCAAGTCAATGGACTGAAGTTAAGATTACGTGGCCAATAATCGTGATTGGTGTTGCCATAATATTCCTATTTGCACGGGCATTGAATATAATGCAACTTGGTGAAGAACAGGCTAAACAACTAGGCATTGACGTTGAAAAGGTAAAAATTATCTTGCTTGCCGTTTCCACCCTAATCACTGCAGCTGCTGTTTCTTTTGTCGGGATCATCGGGTTTGTCGGAATTATTGTTCCCCACGCCGTGAGGTTGGTATGGGGGCCGGATCACAGATTTTTATTGCCGCTTTCTGCCTTAGTAGGAGCAATATTTATGATAGTGGCAGACATCATTGCCAGGACTTTGCTGGCTCCAACGGAGATCCCCATCGGAATTATCACGGCGATTAGCGGCGCTCCATTCTTCCTATATCTATTGCGAAAACGTACTAAGGTGCTATTTTAA
- a CDS encoding ABC transporter ATP-binding protein, translating into MLTIELEKISLAYGENTVVRDVSFRMLPGEMVGLVGPNGSGKSTLIKSLSRILSPIRGRITANNCDISRLGRRELARLISVVPQTPWLPSAYTAFEIVLMGRNPHLGTFQYESEKDLAIAWEAMERAGVQQFAERRISELSGGEIQSVLIARALAQETEGILLDEPTANLDIGRQIEVLDLIKEECHRRHLTVIAAIHDLNLAAHYCEKLVLIRRGELYAFGSPQEVITTDNICQVYGPGSYVHEHPLTGLPAVLPRVGNVKNGDGCR; encoded by the coding sequence ATGCTGACCATTGAACTAGAAAAAATATCACTGGCTTATGGCGAAAACACAGTAGTCAGGGACGTGAGTTTTCGCATGCTCCCTGGTGAAATGGTTGGATTAGTTGGCCCGAATGGTTCGGGGAAATCAACTTTAATCAAGTCACTAAGCCGGATTTTGTCGCCGATACGGGGTAGGATCACAGCCAACAACTGTGACATTTCCCGGCTTGGTAGAAGAGAACTAGCCAGACTCATAAGTGTAGTGCCGCAGACGCCATGGCTGCCAAGCGCGTACACTGCATTTGAAATTGTACTGATGGGTAGAAACCCTCATTTAGGCACATTTCAATATGAAAGTGAGAAAGATCTTGCTATTGCCTGGGAAGCCATGGAGAGGGCGGGTGTACAACAATTTGCAGAGAGAAGAATATCCGAGCTTTCAGGTGGTGAAATTCAGAGTGTCCTGATCGCCAGAGCTTTGGCGCAGGAAACTGAAGGCATCCTGCTTGATGAACCAACCGCCAATCTGGATATTGGCCGCCAGATAGAAGTTCTGGATTTGATCAAAGAGGAGTGCCACCGCCGGCATTTGACGGTAATCGCAGCCATTCATGACCTGAATCTGGCAGCTCATTATTGTGAGAAACTGGTGCTTATTCGTCGTGGGGAACTCTACGCCTTTGGGTCACCCCAAGAGGTAATTACGACGGATAATATTTGTCAGGTTTACGGTCCCGGTAGTTATGTTCATGAACATCCTTTAACTGGATTACCAGCAGTGTTGCCTCGGGTCGGTAATGTAAAAAACGGTGATGGTTGCCGATAA
- a CDS encoding cobalamin biosynthesis protein, which translates to MDIIYILIVALVIEFTIGDPPNQVHPVAWVGKAISFLERFAFIGGKVYQFIYGIVITLLLTAGVVIALILFLDWLKDINYWLFIAVAGLLLKVSFCFFYLRKTALGIKKQLESGKLGEARFDLRGLVSRDTSKLSEPYLVSATAESVSESLCDSVVTPLFYFLIFGVPGALGFRVVSTFDSMVGYRGKYEFLGKFPARLDDVLNFIPARITAGLIILSSVISGMSARRALEIARRDNCKTESPNAGWPMAAAAGALEVQFEKIGHYKLGDPNRLMTTRIIDDSLRLINGATLIWFVICFAAGGVIIAVG; encoded by the coding sequence TTGGATATTATTTATATTTTGATAGTCGCCTTGGTGATTGAATTCACTATTGGTGATCCTCCTAACCAGGTTCATCCCGTGGCCTGGGTGGGTAAGGCGATTTCTTTTTTAGAACGCTTCGCATTTATTGGGGGGAAAGTCTATCAGTTTATTTACGGTATTGTTATAACCTTATTGCTGACTGCAGGGGTGGTCATTGCCTTAATATTGTTTCTGGATTGGCTGAAAGATATTAATTATTGGTTGTTTATAGCGGTTGCGGGTTTACTTTTAAAAGTCAGTTTTTGTTTTTTCTATTTACGTAAAACAGCGTTAGGCATCAAAAAACAGCTAGAGTCAGGGAAGCTGGGTGAAGCACGGTTTGATCTGAGGGGACTTGTAAGCCGGGACACGTCAAAATTATCTGAGCCGTATTTAGTATCAGCTACTGCGGAATCCGTTTCAGAAAGCTTATGCGACAGTGTGGTTACGCCGTTGTTTTATTTTCTTATTTTCGGTGTACCTGGAGCACTGGGATTCAGGGTGGTAAGCACTTTTGACAGCATGGTGGGCTACCGCGGCAAGTACGAATTTCTTGGAAAGTTTCCGGCTCGGTTAGATGATGTGCTTAACTTTATACCCGCGCGTATCACCGCCGGTTTGATCATATTGTCATCTGTTATTAGCGGTATGTCAGCGCGTCGTGCGCTGGAAATCGCCCGTCGCGATAATTGTAAAACCGAAAGCCCAAATGCCGGTTGGCCAATGGCTGCCGCTGCTGGCGCACTGGAAGTTCAATTTGAGAAAATAGGTCATTATAAGCTTGGAGACCCCAATAGACTGATGACCACTCGGATTATTGATGACTCACTAAGATTGATTAATGGAGCCACTTTGATTTGGTTTGTCATATGTTTTGCGGCAGGGGGTGTTATTATTGCTGTCGGCTAA
- the hisC gene encoding histidinol-phosphate transaminase, with amino-acid sequence MLLLLSAKPNISVLRRCYHGGPDFAELERLKIKPEDVLDFSSNSNPYPFNLNFNLNDVVIDHYPDSNSTELRRLIAARNKLTEDNVVVGAGSMEIIRLIAQAYLGPGNKALILKPTFGEYETACQIAGAEIIEYWAEESTQFKFDSARCGAIAIQLKPKVVFICNPNNPTGQYLSGAEIEAIIDGVGTDGLVVIDEAYIAFTRDSWDSAELLTRHHNLVIIRSMTKDFALAGLRLGYGLGNSEIIENLDKVKPPWNVNAVAQKAGLQALNDGAYIQRSERQIRLNRDYLLSEIKALGHKTLSSCTNFFLVKVGKAAQFRARLLQNGIIVRDCTSFGLSEYVRIAPRTMPECRKLVNALQAPVSKC; translated from the coding sequence GTGTTATTATTGCTGTCGGCTAAGCCCAATATATCAGTATTGAGACGTTGCTATCACGGCGGGCCTGATTTTGCCGAATTAGAACGTCTAAAAATCAAACCCGAAGACGTTTTGGATTTTAGTTCAAATTCAAACCCGTATCCGTTTAACCTAAACTTCAACCTGAATGATGTGGTGATAGACCATTATCCGGATTCAAATTCTACCGAATTACGGCGTCTTATCGCAGCCCGGAATAAGCTGACAGAGGATAATGTTGTTGTCGGTGCCGGCAGTATGGAAATTATCCGGCTGATAGCGCAGGCTTACTTAGGCCCTGGAAATAAGGCGTTAATCTTGAAGCCGACTTTCGGTGAATATGAGACGGCCTGTCAAATTGCCGGCGCGGAAATAATTGAGTATTGGGCGGAAGAAAGCACACAATTCAAGTTTGATTCAGCACGATGTGGGGCAATTGCTATTCAATTAAAACCGAAAGTTGTGTTTATCTGTAATCCTAATAATCCCACAGGACAATATCTTTCCGGGGCAGAAATTGAGGCAATAATTGACGGTGTCGGCACTGATGGTCTGGTTGTTATTGATGAAGCATACATCGCCTTTACTCGCGACTCATGGGATTCGGCTGAATTACTGACCCGTCACCATAATCTGGTGATTATACGCAGTATGACCAAGGATTTTGCATTGGCAGGGTTACGTTTGGGTTATGGCTTGGGCAATTCCGAAATTATTGAAAATTTGGATAAAGTTAAACCGCCGTGGAATGTTAATGCGGTTGCGCAGAAGGCTGGATTACAAGCATTAAATGATGGTGCTTACATTCAGCGCAGTGAGCGCCAAATCCGTCTTAATCGGGATTATCTACTTTCTGAAATTAAAGCTCTTGGACATAAAACCTTGTCTTCCTGTACCAACTTTTTTTTAGTGAAGGTTGGAAAAGCGGCCCAATTTCGCGCCAGGCTGTTGCAAAATGGAATTATTGTGCGTGACTGTACTTCGTTTGGGCTTTCTGAATATGTGCGTATCGCGCCAAGGACTATGCCTGAATGCCGCAAACTGGTGAACGCTCTGCAGGCTCCTGTTAGTAAATGTTGA